GAGTTCGAGAGAAAGTCGGATCGATATATCGAAGTTGAGAACGGTAAAAGAGCGCATGATATAGAGATTAGAGTGGAAGAAATGGTAGCGAAGAAGAAAATGTTGTCGGAAAGTGCGAAGAGTGAGAAGAATAAGAGGAAGAAGGAAAAGATGGAGTGGACAGACGGAGCAGAGGAGATATGTGTAGAGCTAAAGAGAATAAACGGAGAGTTGAAAGGGATAAGAGAAGGCATGAAGAAGATGATTGAGTTGATGAGTGTGATGTGTAAGGAAGCAcgtggaggaggaggaaggcAAAAGGGAGAGAGGACGGAGGGAGCacagaagagagagaggaaagagagaaagggagcgGAGGATGGATACAGGAGAAGAAAGTGGAGGCAGTAGAAATGAAGAGAACGGAGGAGGACAGAAGGGACAGAGAGATCGGAAAGGGCAGAACTGacaaggagaaagagaaaaggctGTGGGAGGAAAAGAAGATGGAGAGAGAGGAaggtgaaaagaaaaaagagaggaaaaggaGCAGGAACGGACAGGAGAAGGTaagaaaggaagaagaagagagacaGGGATAGAGAAGGTGATTGAGGAGAGGGAacagaagaagagaaagagaggaagaacgGGATAGAAGTAACAAGAGAGGATGGAGGAGTGGTGGAGAGAGGTGGAGATGGAAGAGGAAGGCAAGTGGGAGGAGGAAAGAAACGGGATAGTCAGGATGAGGAGGCATGAAGAGAAGAAAGATTGAGAAAATGAAGAGGAGAGAGCGGAGAGGAGAGGAAGTAAGGGGGAAGAATACGGAGGCGGAGtagagaggagaagagaaggCGGTGGTGGTCAGAAGGAGGTAAGGGAAGGGACGAGGAGGACGGAGCAGAGGTAGGAACCAGAGGACGGTTGGAGGGAGGTGGAGAAGAAGAGGACTGACCGAAGGAAGGAAATGGAGAAGATGAAAAACAGGatagacgagagagagagaggatgaCATAGAGGGAGAGACAGAGGACaaggagagaggaagaggataGAAGGAGGAAGGAGAGGAACGTGATGTGGAGAGGGGTGGAAGGAGAGGAcgaggaggagagaagaggCTTTGTAGAGAAGATAATAAGGAGGGCACTAGGAAGGGGAGTGGAAATAGAGAGGGTGACGGAACGGATGGGGGAGGGTGGAAAGTGGGTTCTAATTACGGAGATAGACAGAGAAGAAGACAGAGAGAGGATTCTGACCAGAAGGGGGAAGTTGAAGGGGATATGGGGGGTGGGTGTAGAATGAAGGTTTAACGATGGATGAGAGGAGAATGAGATGGAAAATTTTGGAAACGGCGAGAAAGGAGAGAGCGAAAGGCAAAAGGGTAGAGGTTTCGAACAGAGGGCTATGGGTGGAGGATGGAAATGGAGCTGGGATGGAAAGAGAGGAAGGTGGAGagaggaagggggggggggtagaaTTAAAGGAGGTGGAGAGAATCAGAGAGGAGGGGGAGTGGGGGAAAAACTGGGTAAAAGTGGGTAAAAGTAGAAGGGGGGTCATACAGGGTCAGAAAGGAataagagaggagagagggtaGGTATAAAGGATATGTTGTATAATTAGTTTAACAGGTTTTTGTTATGTGCAAGCAGGTGGCAGAATTACTATGTGCAAGCAGAAGACGAAATTACGGAGGCTTGAGAAGGGgcgagagatgagagagagatggGAGAGGGAAGAAGGGAGAGCAGAGTCAAGATGAACGGAATGGAAGGAGAAGGAGGACGGAGAAAGAGACGGAGAGGAATGAGAAGGATAGAGGAGACAGTGGAATTCAAGGACAAGATGGAACAAGGAGGAACAAAGGAGAAGAAAGGGGGAGAGAGGATGAAGAGGGAGAGATGGGAACGGTTAGAGGGGAGGGTCCGAGGAGGAGTGGGAGTGTTAGCATGTAAAGAGTGTTTTTGATAGCTTGTAAAGCTATGGTTTGATAGCTTGTAGCTGTGGTTTGGGTACGCTCTATAGAAAAAAGCGCCAGTGTAACACCTTTTGGGGTAAAACAATAAATCCATATCTATACATGCAAacgatatgcaaatatatgcgtgcgtgttaaatatataaaatgtattaacgtttttataaaaaaattgtatagggACCAAAGATCTTCCTATTACTAACCCAGGGGAAAATAGCCGGTCGGATAGACATTAAATGTCGATGTCTTTTAAATGTGCCTAAATAAGATCTAATTTGACGTCTATGTAGACGTTCAAATCTTTGAATTTCGATGCTATCTAGATGTTAATATCGACGCGCGACGTCTATAAAACATCTAATAGACGTCTACTGGATACAATGGCCGCATCCGATATTACAACCGCTCAGTATTTTAATTGGagtgttatattaattatttttaaaacgacAGATAtaagagaataatttttattttacataacttttaTCTGTACACTGTGCGTCAACAATTCGttccaataaaattaagttcAAATACAATGTCAATAGATTacattacaagaaatattaaatttttaaatctgtttttgatttagcaattaatatatgtaaaaaaatttatttacaaatagaacattacaaaaagtattgtaatattctagttattatatctaataatgtatagaaaaaatcaaataactattattctaattatagtacgttatacaattaaattagtatatatatatatatatatatatatataataattacataatttgtataattcttacatttattactattttaaaattataaatttaaataaaaaagaacaaacaaCATAGTAAACATcttgtaaacaaaatattagcgTGCATTACATTAACGGAATAACAGATTTCCTTAAAAGTTGCTTGTAAACtatttatttcgttattttagCAATACGATTTGTTAGCAGAGTTTATTCATAGAATTTGGCAACAAATTAACGATAGAAATCGAATTGAAATTGCGTGCGCGGACAGTCTGATATTGTCCGAGtaggaaaataatatttaaaaaacattttaaataatatctaaaaaatatttgaaaaaacattttcttaaatgttaaaaataaagagacaattaatttttttgttaaagaaacgtttataaacgttttatttaagcattaaaataattatttaatatattttaaaagtccaaataaattttaataaatgaatatttttaaaataaacattttggagattaattgtattaaccagaaatgtaaaaaaaatattcgaaaaaaatgtttgaaaatgtttgataGCATACTTGAATTTACCGGTAAAATaggttcaaatttttaaata
This genomic window from Monomorium pharaonis isolate MP-MQ-018 chromosome 8, ASM1337386v2, whole genome shotgun sequence contains:
- the LOC118647025 gene encoding uncharacterized protein LOC118647025, translating into MSSSLSLVYPVFHLLHFLPSVSPLLLHLPPTVLWFLPLLRPPRPFPYLLLTTTAFSSPLYSASVFFPLTSSPLRSLLFIFSIFLLFMPPHPDYPVSFLLPLAFLFHLHLSPPLLHPLLLLLSRSSSLSLLLFPLLNHLLYPCLSSSSFLTFSCPFLLLFLSFFFSPSSLSIFFSSHSLFSFSLSVLPFPISLSLLSSSVLFISTASTFFSCIHPPLPFSLSSLSSVLPPSSLPFAFLLLHVLPYTSHSSTQSSSSCLLLSLSTLRLFSLALHISPLLRLSTPSFPSSSYSSHSSHFPTTFSSSLPFLPL